From Xylanibacter oryzae DSM 17970, a single genomic window includes:
- a CDS encoding Fur family transcriptional regulator, with product MADEKFFLEKLALRDIKPTSTRLLILREMFRGDEAVSLPELERYLPTVDKSTISRTLSLFLLHRLIHVIDDGSGSLKYAVCADDCDCSIDDEHTHFYCENCHRTFCLKNIQVPVVELPDGFKLNSINYVLKGLCPECAEKLDK from the coding sequence ATGGCAGATGAAAAATTCTTCTTAGAAAAACTGGCATTACGTGACATCAAACCTACTTCCACCCGACTGTTAATACTGCGTGAGATGTTCCGCGGTGACGAGGCAGTGTCTTTGCCGGAGTTAGAGCGCTATCTGCCAACAGTAGACAAATCCACAATATCACGTACATTGTCTTTGTTTTTACTTCACCGTCTTATACATGTCATTGATGACGGCAGCGGTTCTCTTAAGTATGCAGTATGTGCCGACGACTGCGACTGTAGCATAGATGATGAACATACACACTTCTATTGTGAGAACTGCCACCGCACATTTTGTCTGAAGAACATACAAGTGCCTGTAGTTGAACTGCCAGATGGTTTCAAACTTAACAGCATAAATTACGTACTCAAAGGCTTGTGCCCTGAATGTGCAGAAAAACTTGATAAGTGA
- a CDS encoding leucine-rich repeat domain-containing protein — protein sequence MKRITFYRIVVILSLIILFSCDNKEDAQIDFDENSKALVSKGITFKVGGGAITLVFNHIANAYISALVSSSTDGANWLSAKCEAITDTQSKVTIKALNNDALTERDGNVVLRVNDTKLSLNIVQSTAMRIMLEQHSFVVPNKESNIIVECQTNGELRTLLKMDQPEWIKISDISKNGYNYKVSLSIEENKSLGRVAGLVLQTTDGTSDAISIRQQPRAFNESEDIITGGEGKLSVLLGDDINNLRHIRSLKIQGRINEGDVPSIKQLFIAETWATNPNEYPIQMDLSNSTFCGKSDGFTTPDGKVLFYDYELPESMFYNAGNLTSIKLPINTQIIGSFAFSGCNALCSIDIPDDVKYIKYGAFSHCENLKNINFSRSSMLLSLEGYVFDTGTRLSSLNIPASLTDIDISAFFCACEQLYVSWQNPPEIRVLPYHGCTLFVPKGTKEKYLSSPSWKRFSKIEEY from the coding sequence ATGAAACGAATTACATTTTATCGAATTGTTGTTATATTGTCGCTAATCATCTTGTTTAGTTGTGATAATAAAGAAGATGCTCAAATTGATTTTGATGAAAATTCAAAGGCATTAGTATCTAAGGGGATTACTTTTAAAGTAGGTGGTGGAGCTATAACTCTTGTTTTTAATCATATAGCCAACGCTTATATTTCAGCATTAGTTTCTTCATCAACTGATGGTGCTAATTGGCTTTCGGCAAAGTGTGAGGCAATCACAGACACTCAATCTAAGGTAACTATTAAAGCGCTAAACAATGATGCTCTGACTGAGCGTGATGGTAATGTTGTCCTTCGTGTAAATGATACTAAGTTATCATTGAATATCGTTCAGTCTACTGCAATGAGGATTATGCTTGAACAGCACAGTTTTGTTGTACCCAATAAAGAATCTAACATTATTGTAGAATGTCAAACTAATGGTGAACTTCGTACTCTTCTGAAAATGGATCAACCTGAGTGGATTAAGATATCAGATATTAGCAAAAATGGATATAATTATAAAGTAAGTCTCTCAATAGAAGAGAATAAATCATTAGGACGTGTTGCCGGATTAGTTTTACAGACGACAGATGGGACTAGTGATGCTATATCTATCAGACAGCAGCCACGAGCATTTAATGAGAGCGAAGATATAATAACCGGTGGTGAAGGAAAACTATCCGTCTTATTAGGCGATGATATCAATAATTTGCGTCATATACGTTCGTTAAAGATTCAAGGGAGAATTAATGAGGGTGATGTTCCTTCGATAAAACAACTATTTATTGCTGAAACGTGGGCTACAAATCCTAATGAGTATCCAATTCAAATGGACTTAAGTAATTCTACTTTCTGTGGAAAATCGGATGGCTTTACAACACCCGATGGTAAAGTGTTATTTTATGATTATGAACTTCCTGAATCAATGTTCTATAATGCAGGTAATCTTACATCAATAAAACTCCCGATAAATACTCAGATTATAGGTAGCTTTGCTTTTTCAGGATGCAATGCCTTGTGCTCAATAGATATACCTGATGATGTTAAATACATAAAATATGGTGCTTTTAGTCATTGTGAAAATCTTAAGAATATTAATTTTAGTAGAAGCTCTATGCTGTTAAGTTTGGAAGGATATGTATTTGATACAGGTACTAGATTATCATCACTAAATATTCCCGCTTCCCTGACTGATATTGATATTAGCGCCTTTTTCTGTGCTTGTGAGCAATTATATGTAAGTTGGCAAAATCCACCTGAGATAAGGGTCCTTCCATATCATGGATGTACTCTTTTTGTTCCAAAAGGAACAAAAGAAAAGTATCTGTCATCGCCTAGTTGGAAACGTTTCTCAAAGATTGAGGAGTACTAA
- a CDS encoding thiol-activated cytolysin family protein: MIKSNFRIILSGLILVLFSSCNNDNSISQNKSTIDSTTDEIYNDTIKSKLYTFVSNETYINENSSPLIYIGSVIYNEAKDLSSIKAPSGLKYNEIEYGALYNKELYFTKSEPSLSETNKIFQKIKSSTALQNASFIYSSPITFHNNKELHFLGMKNTGLQLDSIFSNFKYNSRDMEYKNGLIYKYYNEVATITMDYPTNGIIKNNYITTDKDKMAYVNSITYGRVSYMILEFNSNNDLIKNIVQKMYKGEKLSEEETKSISQVAVCILRFDDNMHPKITKGNSELISDFYKNSISTSITPITFSVLSIKDNSNYGITFYVDMR; the protein is encoded by the coding sequence ATGATAAAATCAAATTTTAGAATTATTTTAAGTGGCTTGATCCTAGTACTTTTTTCTTCTTGCAATAATGATAATTCAATAAGTCAAAATAAATCCACAATTGATTCAACAACGGATGAGATTTATAATGATACCATCAAATCTAAACTTTATACTTTTGTTTCAAACGAAACATATATCAACGAAAATAGCAGTCCTCTAATTTATATTGGCTCTGTTATTTATAATGAAGCAAAAGATTTGAGTTCAATAAAAGCTCCCTCAGGACTAAAATATAATGAAATCGAATATGGCGCCTTATATAATAAAGAATTGTATTTCACAAAAAGTGAACCTTCTTTGAGTGAAACTAACAAAATATTCCAGAAAATAAAGTCATCAACAGCTTTACAAAATGCTTCTTTTATATATTCAAGTCCTATTACATTTCATAATAATAAAGAACTCCATTTCTTGGGTATGAAAAACACAGGCCTTCAACTAGATTCTATATTTTCAAACTTTAAATATAACTCGCGCGACATGGAATATAAGAACGGACTTATATATAAATATTATAATGAAGTGGCAACTATAACGATGGACTATCCAACAAATGGCATTATTAAGAATAATTATATAACAACAGATAAAGACAAAATGGCATATGTAAATTCGATCACATATGGTAGGGTTAGTTATATGATTTTAGAATTTAATTCTAACAATGATCTAATAAAAAATATAGTACAAAAAATGTACAAAGGAGAAAAACTCTCTGAAGAAGAAACAAAAAGTATATCGCAAGTTGCTGTATGTATATTACGTTTCGATGATAATATGCATCCGAAAATAACTAAAGGCAACAGCGAATTAATTAGTGATTTCTATAAGAACAGTATCAGCACATCTATAACTCCTATTACATTCTCAGTATTATCAATAAAAGATAATTCAAATTATGGGATAACTTTTTATGTTGATATGAGATAA
- a CDS encoding tetratricopeptide repeat protein, with protein MIKHSQFSFIIILLATLYLSSCYKKDNYHMPFQTIEIILNEHPQKAYHELKNLNIKNAPDSLQMYYQILLCRAEDLCYVPHQSDSAMLNVAKYYKCEDYNVGHLMEAYYCLGCIYRDLHQAKDALKYYHMALDLVPYNKNNILIGRIYNQMAQILEVGYSEKEALQAYQKSVYYFKKGKDYRVTPLAESDLARIYESTDNNKRATIYYDKAIRDAIKLNDNMVIASTMLAKIQFCMGYDDYKGARYIYNNAKRILPPEFMNQYGFYICKGTLDYIDKNYQSAIRNLNIAAQDIDKSRKADAYLNLKDIYQNGLKDDSKALAYADSSINLIDSIRLEANDKEVHKIQSLYDYKLVQNKNLQLSLENLESKSYLQIAIICILLLASGWIIWLMQVRRKKTQLEKTIAEKDKQYRQSIDHIKNNEEIINKLKHENDELSSLRINYLKQNNDKIKLEVERQTDIWKDFRTCSIYNSIHQMINDNDCQQKEIKELFIKLKECIDIYFDNYSYRLRQYYPSINDTQINICYLIKADFKPSNIAIVLSKTKAAITNARNGIRRNCFDSSTSLDEVDNFIHNL; from the coding sequence ATGATTAAACACTCACAGTTTAGCTTTATAATTATATTATTGGCTACACTATACTTGTCATCTTGTTATAAAAAAGACAATTATCATATGCCATTTCAGACTATTGAGATCATCTTAAATGAACACCCACAAAAAGCATATCACGAACTAAAGAATCTAAATATAAAAAATGCACCGGATTCTCTACAAATGTATTATCAGATATTACTTTGCAGAGCTGAAGATTTATGCTATGTTCCACATCAAAGCGATTCTGCGATGCTTAATGTTGCGAAATATTATAAATGTGAAGATTATAATGTAGGACATCTTATGGAAGCATATTATTGTCTGGGATGCATATACAGAGATCTACATCAAGCAAAAGATGCATTAAAGTATTATCATATGGCATTGGATTTAGTTCCATACAATAAAAACAATATACTGATAGGAAGAATTTATAATCAGATGGCACAAATACTTGAAGTGGGATACTCAGAAAAAGAAGCTTTACAAGCATACCAGAAGTCTGTTTATTATTTCAAAAAAGGTAAAGACTATAGAGTAACACCTTTAGCCGAAAGTGACTTGGCACGAATATATGAAAGTACAGACAACAATAAAAGAGCAACTATCTATTATGATAAGGCTATACGAGATGCCATAAAACTTAATGATAATATGGTCATTGCATCTACTATGCTGGCAAAGATTCAATTCTGCATGGGATATGATGATTATAAAGGTGCAAGATACATTTACAATAATGCAAAAAGAATATTGCCACCCGAATTTATGAATCAATATGGGTTTTATATATGCAAAGGCACATTAGACTACATTGATAAAAATTATCAGTCTGCTATTAGAAATTTAAATATTGCTGCACAAGATATTGATAAATCAAGAAAAGCAGATGCATATTTAAATCTTAAGGATATATATCAAAATGGACTTAAAGATGACAGCAAAGCACTGGCGTATGCAGACAGTTCTATAAATCTAATAGACAGTATCAGACTAGAAGCGAATGATAAGGAAGTACATAAAATACAATCGCTGTATGATTACAAACTGGTACAAAACAAGAACTTACAACTTTCGTTAGAAAATCTTGAATCTAAATCCTATCTACAGATCGCTATTATATGTATATTATTGCTCGCCTCAGGATGGATTATATGGTTAATGCAGGTAAGGCGTAAAAAGACACAATTGGAAAAGACTATCGCCGAAAAGGATAAACAATACCGACAGAGTATTGACCACATTAAAAATAATGAGGAAATAATAAATAAGTTGAAGCATGAAAACGATGAATTGTCTTCTTTAAGGATTAACTATTTGAAGCAGAATAATGACAAGATAAAACTAGAAGTGGAAAGACAAACTGATATATGGAAAGACTTCAGAACATGTAGCATATATAACAGTATACACCAGATGATTAATGATAATGATTGTCAGCAAAAAGAAATAAAAGAACTTTTTATAAAACTGAAGGAATGTATAGATATATACTTTGATAATTATAGTTATCGCCTTCGCCAGTATTATCCATCAATCAATGATACTCAAATAAATATCTGCTATCTGATAAAAGCAGATTTCAAGCCTTCAAATATTGCGATAGTATTGTCTAAGACAAAAGCAGCTATTACCAATGCCAGGAATGGTATAAGAAGAAATTGTTTCGATTCAAGTACTTCTCTAGATGAAGTTGATAATTTTATTCATAACTTATAA
- a CDS encoding cation:proton antiporter has product MKKSTKNTYIYIVMIAVFSLLIYVSLKSGIELHKLSSQACLSDNSGFSGMFLHLVKSNLKDPLMTLLMQIIIILLSCKIFSSIFNLIGQPGVIGEIIAGIILGPSILGHYFPNAFNFIFSKDSLENVYLISQIGLILFMFVIGLEVDFKVLKNKFNETLVISHAGILVPFFLGIVSSFYIYEKYASQQTSFLAFALFIGISMSITAFPVLARIVQERNLAKTQLGVLSIASAANDDVTAWCLLAIVIALTKSGTSTSAFITVGLTIVYILFMFLCVRPFFRKISQIQANNEILNKSLIGLIFLTLIISASITELIGIHALFGGFIAGVVMPSNLGFRHIMTNKVEDVTLAFFLPLFFAYTGLNTNLLLINSWSMVGICLLLIVIAIAGKFGGCTIAAKLVGETWHDSLTIGMLMNTRGLMELVALNIGYEMGVLPKSIYAVLVIMALVTTFMTTPALHMISKIFEKQKRAVKVKRQKIMLSFGLPSSGPNLLRISRLIFGESMNQKQITAAHFTQGMDVNMITAEHYAQDRFLPIEEEAKQLNVKLTNVYKVTKNITNEIASMTRNEKIDYLVIGSKYSFSNHNIKKKIKSKYWDSLLDKIQGNSISNLLSDKTEDILKRTECTVFILVCPNRLEKIAHLSIVIDSDNDYKLFNFIDNMSQSLVSIQIYASAKVDNENYNKHINKLLEKDPSLTDKIIMQRYSQINKLMIKSKADQLVISTYGMYKDIIELYKAKNAVPNLLCVRFKDPTSTL; this is encoded by the coding sequence ATGAAGAAATCAACAAAAAACACTTACATTTATATCGTAATGATAGCTGTCTTCAGCTTGTTAATTTATGTCTCATTAAAAAGCGGGATAGAACTTCATAAGCTCAGTTCACAAGCATGCCTAAGTGATAATAGCGGGTTCTCAGGTATGTTCTTACACCTGGTAAAGAGTAATCTGAAAGATCCACTTATGACTCTACTGATGCAAATAATCATCATACTACTATCCTGCAAGATATTTTCTTCAATATTTAATCTTATAGGGCAACCGGGCGTAATCGGTGAAATAATTGCAGGCATCATTCTGGGCCCTTCTATTTTAGGTCACTACTTCCCAAATGCATTTAACTTTATATTCTCCAAAGACTCATTAGAAAACGTATATTTAATAAGTCAGATAGGATTAATCCTATTCATGTTTGTAATTGGACTCGAAGTTGATTTTAAGGTCCTTAAAAACAAGTTCAACGAAACCCTCGTAATAAGTCATGCGGGAATTCTCGTACCATTTTTCCTTGGCATAGTTTCGTCATTCTACATATATGAGAAATATGCCTCACAACAAACATCATTTTTAGCCTTTGCCCTATTCATCGGTATATCAATGAGTATAACAGCTTTCCCTGTACTTGCAAGAATCGTTCAGGAAAGAAATTTGGCAAAAACTCAATTGGGGGTATTATCAATAGCTTCGGCCGCAAATGATGACGTAACGGCATGGTGCCTGCTTGCTATTGTCATAGCTCTCACAAAGTCTGGAACATCAACCAGTGCATTTATTACTGTAGGACTAACTATAGTCTATATTCTATTCATGTTTTTGTGCGTGCGTCCGTTCTTCAGAAAAATAAGCCAGATACAGGCTAACAACGAAATCCTAAACAAGAGCCTCATCGGACTTATATTCCTGACACTTATAATATCAGCATCTATAACAGAACTAATAGGAATACATGCATTGTTCGGAGGGTTCATAGCAGGAGTAGTAATGCCATCCAACCTTGGATTCCGCCATATCATGACGAATAAGGTAGAAGATGTTACATTGGCGTTTTTCTTGCCATTATTCTTTGCATACACCGGATTAAACACCAACCTGTTATTAATAAACAGTTGGTCGATGGTAGGCATATGTCTTCTGCTCATTGTGATAGCCATTGCGGGTAAATTCGGAGGATGTACGATAGCTGCAAAGCTCGTAGGTGAAACATGGCACGACAGTCTGACTATCGGAATGCTAATGAATACAAGAGGACTGATGGAACTTGTAGCCCTGAACATTGGATATGAGATGGGAGTACTGCCGAAATCCATATATGCTGTGCTGGTAATAATGGCTTTGGTAACAACATTCATGACTACCCCTGCCCTGCATATGATATCTAAGATATTTGAAAAGCAAAAGAGAGCCGTGAAAGTAAAACGTCAAAAGATAATGCTAAGTTTCGGTTTACCTAGTAGTGGACCAAATCTTTTACGTATAAGTAGATTGATATTTGGTGAGTCAATGAACCAGAAACAAATAACGGCAGCTCACTTTACCCAAGGTATGGACGTAAATATGATTACAGCCGAACATTACGCTCAAGACCGTTTTCTGCCTATTGAGGAAGAGGCAAAACAACTAAATGTAAAATTGACTAATGTCTACAAAGTAACAAAAAATATAACTAACGAAATAGCAAGCATGACGAGAAATGAGAAAATAGACTATCTCGTCATCGGTTCCAAATACAGTTTTAGCAATCATAACATAAAAAAGAAAATAAAAAGCAAATATTGGGATTCATTGCTGGATAAGATACAAGGCAACTCTATTAGTAACTTATTAAGCGATAAGACAGAAGATATACTTAAAAGGACAGAATGCACCGTATTTATATTAGTATGCCCCAACAGACTTGAAAAGATCGCTCATCTGTCTATCGTAATAGATAGCGATAATGATTACAAATTATTTAATTTCATTGATAATATGTCACAGTCGTTGGTATCAATACAGATTTATGCATCCGCCAAGGTTGATAACGAAAATTATAATAAACACATAAATAAGCTTCTGGAGAAAGACCCAAGCCTGACAGATAAGATTATTATGCAAAGATACAGTCAGATAAATAAGCTCATGATAAAGAGCAAGGCCGATCAACTTGTTATCTCAACGTATGGAATGTATAAAGATATCATAGAACTATACAAAGCAAAGAATGCCGTACCGAATCTGCTATGTGTACGTTTTAAAGATCCTACATCTACATTATAA
- a CDS encoding metallophosphoesterase, translated as MKKSSFLLLLFASVFISCGSSHNVVSDNPFDPSTGNSDSIVRNKIVVISDLHLGNDLSYSEDVKHLSRLKQFLNEVRSSATIKELVIAGDMFDEWYIPTRTNTYDNKSQADFVKKTVVANQSIFNVINGIIGDKKIKVTYIPGNHDMGFTPENVDIAMPGVNQARDSKDKYGIGTYNPDGYPQIAIEHGHRYDFFCSLTPNANDAEAPGAVLAPGYFFARIAANSFTDPTTHDDATKVPVTVLNNQNDPEQYSKYIYYGLWKKVLEDVIYVKDDFDAKIITTNVGHYTKTYSINDVLPHNSTTDGSIQMNLYNGLFTQNNWDNREQYNNAPIMTNINDAIKGSLATSFIDDQSDNQYFRNSQSGVRLVIFGHTHIPMIKTYKNLKGSTCVYANSGTWEDYKSRDKSKVIEQDSMNMTFVVVSPMKTNKKKLQVGLYQYRFGKHFLTDSKSLDISE; from the coding sequence ATGAAAAAATCATCTTTTTTACTATTATTGTTCGCATCGGTATTCATATCGTGCGGCTCGAGCCATAATGTCGTTTCGGATAATCCATTTGACCCATCTACTGGTAATAGCGATAGTATTGTTCGTAATAAGATTGTTGTTATCAGCGATTTGCATCTTGGTAATGATTTGAGTTATTCAGAAGATGTAAAGCATCTTAGCAGACTAAAACAGTTTCTTAACGAGGTACGTTCTTCTGCTACAATCAAAGAACTTGTAATTGCCGGTGATATGTTTGACGAGTGGTATATACCAACACGTACAAATACATATGATAATAAGTCTCAGGCTGATTTCGTTAAGAAGACTGTAGTTGCTAATCAATCAATATTTAATGTTATCAATGGTATAATCGGTGATAAAAAGATTAAAGTAACTTATATTCCGGGTAATCATGATATGGGCTTTACACCTGAGAATGTGGATATAGCAATGCCAGGTGTTAATCAGGCTCGTGACTCTAAAGATAAGTATGGTATTGGAACATATAATCCTGATGGTTATCCTCAGATAGCAATAGAGCATGGGCACAGATATGATTTCTTCTGCTCTTTGACTCCTAATGCTAATGATGCGGAGGCTCCAGGCGCTGTATTGGCTCCTGGATATTTCTTCGCTCGTATTGCAGCGAACTCGTTTACAGACCCTACAACTCATGATGATGCTACAAAGGTTCCTGTAACGGTATTAAATAATCAAAATGATCCTGAACAGTATAGTAAATACATCTACTATGGCTTATGGAAAAAGGTTTTGGAGGATGTCATATATGTAAAGGATGATTTCGATGCTAAAATTATTACTACAAATGTAGGACATTATACTAAAACATACTCTATTAATGATGTTTTACCTCACAATAGTACTACTGATGGAAGTATACAGATGAACCTTTATAATGGATTGTTTACTCAAAATAATTGGGATAACAGAGAACAGTATAATAATGCTCCTATTATGACAAATATTAATGATGCGATAAAAGGTAGTTTGGCTACATCTTTTATTGATGATCAGTCAGATAATCAATATTTTAGAAATTCCCAATCAGGTGTTCGTCTTGTCATATTTGGGCACACTCATATACCAATGATCAAGACTTATAAAAATCTAAAAGGTAGTACTTGCGTATATGCTAATAGCGGAACATGGGAAGATTATAAGAGCCGTGATAAGAGTAAGGTTATAGAGCAAGATTCTATGAACATGACTTTTGTGGTGGTCTCGCCTATGAAGACAAATAAAAAGAAATTGCAGGTTGGATTATATCAGTATCGCTTTGGTAAGCATTTCTTGACTGATAGCAAGTCGCTTGACATTTCAGAATAA
- a CDS encoding helix-turn-helix domain-containing protein has protein sequence MQSLYLATTFAAAVACLLTSLLVFARRKSGERSRIILACIVMFSVLNYITRFYALCHGEQPELVISVPMLLLAIFMVISYIMYPIEVISPGYLNIWRVVKLYSPCIILAVVYNICNLIGIKFLPYHSLLEMFPYFTKFDVWFRFMLVFFVFTPVFLIFTVPYTRRYNNTDRAWMIKYTICFIINTIAYIIVLISDQIIIKTLYYYVSAGCSIYIAYMELFERLIKHPVSTYDDVTDINNEVPEYVTTNEKQNPLCERIVLHMKQTSDYRDPDISLNSMAISLFTNRTTLSKALREMGYTNFNIYINSLRIEDFINRVKDEKSENYQDVFYNVGFRSRSTALRNFKQYTGKTPSEYFVEQ, from the coding sequence ATGCAAAGTCTATATTTAGCAACCACATTTGCAGCAGCCGTAGCATGCCTGCTTACATCATTATTAGTCTTCGCACGTAGAAAAAGTGGAGAACGTTCGCGCATCATCCTTGCATGTATCGTCATGTTTTCTGTGCTTAACTATATAACGAGGTTTTATGCTCTATGTCATGGAGAACAACCTGAACTTGTTATATCTGTGCCAATGCTACTTCTAGCTATATTCATGGTGATATCTTATATAATGTATCCTATTGAGGTAATATCACCCGGATATCTTAATATTTGGCGTGTGGTAAAGCTTTACAGTCCATGTATTATACTTGCAGTTGTTTACAATATTTGCAATCTTATTGGAATAAAATTTCTACCATACCATTCATTATTAGAGATGTTCCCATATTTTACGAAGTTTGATGTATGGTTTCGCTTTATGCTTGTTTTTTTTGTTTTTACGCCTGTTTTTCTAATATTTACGGTACCTTATACAAGACGTTACAACAACACAGACAGGGCATGGATGATTAAATACACTATTTGTTTTATTATAAATACCATTGCATACATAATAGTGCTTATTTCAGACCAGATTATTATAAAGACGCTATATTATTATGTCAGTGCAGGTTGCAGTATATACATCGCATATATGGAGCTTTTTGAGAGACTTATTAAGCACCCTGTATCAACCTATGATGATGTTACTGATATTAATAACGAAGTACCTGAATATGTAACAACAAATGAAAAGCAAAACCCGTTGTGTGAAAGAATTGTATTGCACATGAAACAGACATCTGACTATAGAGATCCGGACATTTCATTGAATTCAATGGCTATTTCGCTATTTACGAACCGCACAACGTTATCAAAAGCCTTGCGTGAAATGGGATATACCAACTTTAATATTTATATAAACTCATTGCGCATTGAGGATTTTATAAATCGCGTAAAAGACGAAAAATCGGAGAACTATCAGGACGTTTTCTACAATGTTGGCTTTCGCTCAAGATCTACAGCGCTTCGTAATTTTAAGCAATATACAGGCAAAACGCCATCTGAATATTTCGTTGAACAATAA
- a CDS encoding S41 family peptidase, with the protein MKKLLFAALLLVSINPASAQMHFNFGPDSPIGKLQIAEMAINNLYVDTVNENKLVEDAIRGMLDKLDPHSSYSTSNEMKSMSESLQGNFDGIGVQFNVAEDTLLVIQTITNGPSEKVGILAGDRIVAVNDTAIAGVKMSKEDIMRRLRGPKGTKAKLSIVRRGIKDKLTFIVTRDKIPVKSIDAVYMIRPQVGYIRIGSFGATTYDEVMQGLDTLKSHGMKDLIIDLQENGGGYLQAAVMVANEFLPKNDLVVYTNGRKSPRMDYRADGSGTMRNGRVIVLINEFTASAAEIVTGAIQDNDRGIVVGRRSFGKGLVQRPIDFKDGSEMRLTIAHYYTPSGRCIQKPYTKGDSKDYEMDIDNRYKHGELINKDSIHFSDSLKYYTLREHRVVYGGGGIMPDYFVPLDTMQYTKFHRQLSAKSILINADLKYIDNNRKDLKKKYPTFSKFEKEYEIPQSLIDDIIKEGAKQNIKPKDDAELKATLPALQNQLKALVARDLWDMNEYFKIVNEQNDVVKKALQLLK; encoded by the coding sequence ATGAAGAAACTCTTGTTTGCAGCATTGCTGCTTGTCTCTATAAATCCAGCCAGTGCTCAGATGCACTTTAATTTCGGACCGGATTCACCTATTGGTAAGTTACAGATAGCAGAGATGGCTATCAACAACTTGTATGTAGATACTGTAAATGAAAATAAGCTGGTAGAGGATGCAATTAGAGGTATGCTCGACAAATTGGATCCGCACTCATCTTATTCCACTTCTAATGAGATGAAATCGATGAGCGAATCATTGCAAGGCAATTTTGATGGTATCGGTGTCCAGTTTAATGTAGCTGAAGATACATTACTTGTTATACAGACCATAACCAACGGACCTTCAGAGAAGGTCGGTATATTGGCAGGCGACCGTATCGTAGCTGTTAATGATACAGCTATAGCTGGAGTTAAGATGTCAAAAGAAGATATAATGCGCCGTTTGCGTGGCCCTAAAGGAACAAAAGCAAAATTATCAATAGTAAGACGTGGTATAAAAGATAAGCTAACTTTTATAGTAACACGCGATAAAATACCTGTAAAATCTATAGATGCAGTATACATGATACGTCCACAGGTAGGATATATACGTATTGGAAGTTTCGGCGCCACTACTTACGATGAAGTTATGCAAGGGCTTGATACCCTTAAGTCGCACGGAATGAAAGATCTTATAATCGATCTTCAGGAGAATGGAGGCGGCTATTTGCAGGCAGCAGTTATGGTTGCTAATGAGTTTTTGCCAAAGAATGATTTGGTAGTCTATACAAACGGCCGTAAATCGCCTAGGATGGACTATCGCGCCGATGGTAGTGGAACAATGCGTAATGGTCGAGTTATCGTCTTAATCAATGAATTTACGGCCTCTGCGGCTGAAATTGTAACCGGAGCTATCCAGGATAACGACCGTGGCATCGTTGTGGGCCGCCGTTCGTTTGGTAAAGGACTTGTTCAGCGCCCGATAGATTTTAAGGATGGTTCTGAGATGCGTCTTACCATAGCACATTATTATACACCTTCAGGCCGTTGCATACAGAAACCTTATACCAAAGGCGATAGCAAAGACTACGAGATGGATATAGACAACCGTTACAAGCATGGTGAACTGATAAACAAGGATAGTATACATTTCTCAGATTCTTTGAAATATTATACACTTCGTGAGCATCGTGTTGTATATGGTGGTGGTGGTATAATGCCAGACTATTTTGTACCGCTTGATACAATGCAGTACACTAAGTTCCATCGTCAGTTATCTGCTAAGAGCATCCTCATTAATGCTGATCTTAAGTACATTGATAACAACCGTAAAGACCTAAAGAAGAAATACCCTACATTCTCCAAGTTTGAGAAAGAGTATGAGATTCCTCAGTCTCTCATTGACGATATAATAAAAGAAGGTGCCAAACAGAATATAAAGCCAAAAGATGATGCAGAGCTAAAGGCAACATTGCCTGCACTTCAGAATCAGCTTAAAGCTCTTGTAGCCCGTGATCTTTGGGATATGAACGAATACTTTAAGATTGTAAACGAGCAAAATGATGTGGTTAAGAAGGCATTGCAACTGCTCAAATAA